TCCTTCCCCGGGAAAACAGGCGGTACCATTCTAACTAAATCCGGCCGCCGCCGTCCCCAGTGAGCCGAAGCTCCGAGCAGCAGCATCACAGCTACGGCCCATTGAAGGGCGGTTTGCCAGTCATTCCAATACTGGAGGCCCAGCAGACCCATTCCCCGGAACAGCAAAAAGGATGCGATGAGCGCATAAAAAGGAATCATTTAAACTCTCCCCTTCTATCACTTGATAATGCTTCATCTTCATTCTTCAGAATACCAGCCATGAACTCAGATACCTCTCTTGCAGAAAGGGACTCGTTAGAGGGACGCATGGAGGCCCGCACCCGCAGACCCAGTGACAACAGAACGAACAGCTCCGCCGTCTCATCAGGATTCACTGTTTCTTTGATCACTCCATATTTCTGTCCCGTACTAATCCATTGTCTGGATACGGATACCGACCGCTCATGAAATTGCTTAAGCACCTCCGCTACCACCGGCTCATTCTCCTTGCCCAGCAGGTATAGAAGCACCTTATTCGTCGCCTCATGGCTGTCCTCCAGTCCGGCCAGACTTCTTGCAATCGCCAGCATCGGCCCCTCGAAGGCTTTGTCCAGACTGCCTGCCACTTCCTCCTCGAAACGATCATTCACAGCATCAAGCCGCTCCTCCAGCACCCAGGCAAAAATCTCATCCTTGCTTTTCACATAATGAAAAATAGCCCCCTTCGACAATTGCGACCGCTCCATGATGTCCTTCAAAGTAATGGCGTGACAGCTTTTGTCCCGCAGCAGCTCCTTGGTAGCCTCCAACAGCTGCCGGATTGTCTGCTTGCGGCGGTCTGCGTTCTTCATCGCTATTCTCCTCTTTTGTCCGGCATAGTTAAGATTGAGTTAATTTAAAATATGATTACTGCTGATTATACATACCGACCATCGGTTTGTAAATTGG
The window above is part of the Paenibacillus sp. FSL H8-0048 genome. Proteins encoded here:
- a CDS encoding TetR/AcrR family transcriptional regulator; the protein is MKNADRRKQTIRQLLEATKELLRDKSCHAITLKDIMERSQLSKGAIFHYVKSKDEIFAWVLEERLDAVNDRFEEEVAGSLDKAFEGPMLAIARSLAGLEDSHEATNKVLLYLLGKENEPVVAEVLKQFHERSVSVSRQWISTGQKYGVIKETVNPDETAELFVLLSLGLRVRASMRPSNESLSAREVSEFMAGILKNEDEALSSDRRGEFK